The DNA window CACCTCCCACATGGTGGCAACAAAAGCAGAGATAGAGGGAATGGCAACAAACAGTGACAGAAGAGAACACGGAGCCCAGAGGAGGTGAGGGCACTGTACCTCCTGGGACAGAGCACGCATGTACCAGGAAGACAGTGAGTCAGAGCAGCAGCATCAGAGAGCAAGCTGCATGGAGGGAGCTGGGGCAAAGGGGCGTGAGTGGGGGTCAAATGCAGGGAGAGTGGAGCCCCAAGTTGATGGTACTGTGTTACctagagagaagaaagaaggctCTCCCCCACCTAGATGCTCCAATTCAGAGTGCCCCCCTCAACACCACTCAGGCTCTTCTGACCCACCTCCATTCCCTCCCCTGCTTCTGAGCTAGGGACCCAGGTACTCACGTTCCCCAGGCTGAAGTCGCTCATCGACCGGTGGTAAGACTGTTGCCCATGCCCACTGGGGCTGGGTGGGTACAGTGTCCCATACTGCAGCTGCCTGCCTGGGGGCCGAGCCCCTGAGGGCTGCGCTGAGCAGGCCTGAGAGGACAGCCCTGGCTGCTGCAGAGGCTTTGGGGTGTGTTGCTGGGTGGGCAGAACCAAACTTGGGGGGCTGTATGGGTATGGAGGCAGCCGCTGGTCAGTGGGCAGCTTACTGGTATCCAGGGGGACGCCCTGAAGAGAGGCAAGCAGAAAGGGAGAAGCTTACCCCTCAGTGTGCCCCTTCAGAGGAACTCCGTCAGGGCTTCTCACCCTCTTTGGTTGCAGACATCCTCAACGCAAAACCAAAAGTGTTCCATTGGGCATCACTGCGGTGCAACTACTCTCAGAAAAGCATTTTGGAATGCAAGTGACTGAATGAGGTTAACACAAGCATAATTCTGAATCCACTCCAGGAATCAACAATTCTTAAACCTGGGTACTCTAACTACTATTAGTAATCAACTACTTGTGAGACACCTCACAAGCTACTGATCACACAACAGTGACCCTGACAACTGTTCTAAAGCCCTGAAGAGGTCAGAGGGACTGCGAGAGGAAGGAGGGTGAAAGGAAGGAAGTTAGGCTCACTCCAAGTTCCAGGAGAGCAGAGCCCTTGCTGGCCTGGCCGTAGCCTTTCCTGCAGAAAAGGGGGCCTGCATAAAGATGGAACATAGAACACACATCCCAGGGAGGAACGACAGAGGAGGGGAAACTAGgacagaggagagggaaagaagagCGTCGCAGCGAAAGGagaagaggagcagagagaacagaaacggggatggggaggggaggaggggagagctaAGAATGTTAACATCGAGGAAGAAGCCCTAAACCAAGAATTTGGGGTTCTGGTCCCAACTCTTCCCTCACATGCTGCGTAAACTTGGGAAAGTCACTTTCCCTCTGGGCCCCAGCGTCGTcgtctgtaaaatgaaggaacTGGAATCCATCACCTGACAGTCTCTAACTCTATAGAATCTAAGAAAGAAGGTGGGGAGACGGGAGAGGGAGCGGGGCAGAATGGAGGCAGGAGAAAAGAGACAGACAAGAAAAGAAGGACAGgaaccaaagagagagagaagggaaaggacaAGCTATCATTTGTTGAGTGTGCACCTGGGCTGGGCATGGTGCCGAGTACTTCCCACATGTGATTGCCTTTGATTCTTACATTGCTGGCCtggctttacagatgaggatgctgaggctcatagaagttaaataaacatctaAGGAGACTGCTGCTAAGAGGTGGGGCCAGAATTTGAAATTAGAGAGCTTAACCCCAGGGTTTGCATTCTTAAAGCTAAGAAGAAACAAGATGGATCCAAGTGGGGttggtagaggacagaggagtggATGGGGATGGATAACACCAGGAGTGAAGAAGAGGTATTGGAAGAaagcagggtgggagggagagaacttggcagaagaaggaaggaggggaagacaGACATGTAGGGAAGGCAGCCACGCATACCTGAGTGATGGAAGACAAGGTGGGTGACATTGTTGGCGAAAACTGTTTGGGCAGTTGCTGTTGGGACCTTCTGGCGTCGGCTGGGCCCGCGGGCAAACTCAGGGGACTGAGGGGCACACGGCGGTGGCGGGGGGAGGCCCCAGGGGCAGAAGCCGGGTAAGGGGGGGCCCCCAGCACCGGAGATGAAGccgaagaggaggaagaggaggaggagagggccgGGGCACTGAGCGAGGGGTGACCCAGGGAGGTGGTGGGCAGTGCGTGGCGGGCCAAGGAGGAGGCAGGCAGTGAGGGGTGACTGTGGGAGCCCTGGAGCTGGGGCTGAGGACtgctcagggaagcctggaggttGGGATTGCTTAGGGAGGACTGCAAGGATGGGTGGCTGAGAGGTGAATGAAGTCCTGTAGGCACAGACAAAAAACCAGAAATGCCAACATTACTGATGGGAACTGGGCCCCTTTCTGCTCGGAATGGGTAGCAGTGACCAGACTATGAAAGTGGCAACACAATGTCCTCCCTACTCTGTCCCTGACAATCAAACTGGCATTGCCCACTTGGGGGTTGCTCTACATCATCTTTTGAGGAAAAGCCACACTTACCAGTTCTCACTGGCAGACAACTGCAGTGAGGGAAACTGGGGGGAGACAGATGAAGGGTGGGGTGTGGGTAGTCACAGGAAAATCCTAGGTGCTTGAGCTTCCCACCCCGTTGTCCCTCCAGCTGGACAGCACCCCAGGGACACACAGCCAGGACAGCCACTCACCTGGCGCATCATAGCCCGGGCCCAGGGCCAGGCCCCCACTGATGCCCAAGTGGGTCATGGTGTGGGTCAGATTGGAGGTACTGCTGCCCCCACTCAGGCTGGGATAGGCTGTCTCCTCTGGGTCCAGGGGGGTGGGCAGTGGCGGGGGAAAGTGCAGGTTGGTGAGATCAGGTAGGGAGCCTCCCGTGTTCATGGCAGGTGGGAGGACAGGCACAGTGGCGGGCTGGTCAGGAGAAGggaagatgctgggaaaggagaAGACAATATGTAAATGGGGGCAGTGGTCAGCAAAGAGCAGAGCCCAGCACCGCACTGTTCCCTTTACTGCCCTCCCCACCTCAGCTGACCTCAGAGAATACTTACTTAATTCCAGGGACTTCACAGGACCGAGGTCGGGAGGAGGACGAGGACAGCTGAGGAGAGTGGGAAGAAGGTGGCAGATGAGGACAGAGCTCAGTGGAGAACCCTGAAGACCTGCTCCATGGAAAGAAGAGGGACAGTGGGCCATGCCTACCTTCTTAGCGTCCCATGGTTTCAACAAGTGCTTATCATCTAGCAAGTTCTCCTCAACAGCAGGGACTTGAAAGAGAAAGACTGGTGATGAGAAGGTTGGAAAAGGCAGTAAGGCAGGACAGGAGTCAGATGCAGGCAGGAGGGGGAGCCCTGCCTGGCTCTGAACAAAGCCCCCAGCACCAGCTCAGAAATTCTCTGGCATTCAGTACCCCCACATACCAAATTCGGCGAGGAACACATACCTTTGGAGTCCATGTCGCCATCCAGACAACCTGCAAAGGATGGAGTGGCTGTGTGTGGTGGAGTTGGCTGTAGTGCCCACCTGCCTACCTGCTTCAAACAAAAATTCCGTGGCTTGACCTTACCCTGGGACATGCCTGCTTACCTCCACGGCGGCTCGGCAGGACGCTGGGGGGTGCAGGGCCTGGATAAGTGTCCTGAGGGCTGGGGTTCATAACGCTTGTGTGAAGGGCAGAGTCAGAGCTT is part of the Odocoileus virginianus isolate 20LAN1187 ecotype Illinois chromosome 5, Ovbor_1.2, whole genome shotgun sequence genome and encodes:
- the CRTC2 gene encoding CREB-regulated transcription coactivator 2, whose translation is MATSGANGPGSATTSASNPRKFSEKIALQKQRQAEETAAFEEVMMDIGSTRLQAQKLRLAYTRSSHYGGSLPNVNQIGCGLAEFQSPLHSPLDSSRSTRHHGLVERVQRDPRRMVSPLRRYPRHIDSSPYSPAYLSPPPESSWRRTMPWGNFPAEKGQLFRLPSALNRTSSDSALHTSVMNPSPQDTYPGPAPPSVLPSRRGGCLDGDMDSKVPAVEENLLDDKHLLKPWDAKKLSSSSSRPRSCEVPGINIFPSPDQPATVPVLPPAMNTGGSLPDLTNLHFPPPLPTPLDPEETAYPSLSGGSSTSNLTHTMTHLGISGGLALGPGYDAPGLHSPLSHPSLQSSLSNPNLQASLSSPQPQLQGSHSHPSLPASSLARHALPTTSLGHPSLSAPALSSSSSSSSASSPVLGAPPYPASAPGASPRHRRVPLSPLSLPAGPADARRSQQQLPKQFSPTMSPTLSSITQGVPLDTSKLPTDQRLPPYPYSPPSLVLPTQQHTPKPLQQPGLSSQACSAQPSGARPPGRQLQYGTLYPPSPSGHGQQSYHRSMSDFSLGNLEQFNMENPSTSLALDPPGFSEGPGFLGGEGPVSGPQDPHALNHQNVTHCSRHGSGPNIILTGDASPGFSKEIAAALAGVPGFEVSAAGLGLGLGLEEELRMEPLGLEGLSMLSDPCALLPDPAVEDSFRSDRLQ